The following proteins come from a genomic window of Kitasatospora cineracea:
- a CDS encoding fumarylacetoacetate hydrolase family protein, with the protein MKLATLRTGGTTRAVRLDGDTLTDLGYPDLGALLAEDDWAGTAAAATGATYPMAGAEFAPVVPRPSKVVCVGLNYRNHIQEMGRDLPEHPTLFAKFADSLIGAGDDILRPAETAEFDWEVELAVVIGKSARRARGEQAEAAIAGFTVLNDITCRDWQFRTREWLQGKTWDSTTPVGPYLVTPDELPGGVRPALDVTLTVDGETMQSDNTGDLLFDPVALVEYVSTVIRLNPGDLIATGTPGGVGHARKPARYLSGGETVVTEIQGLGRLENRVVPDGGAA; encoded by the coding sequence ATGAAGCTCGCCACCCTCCGCACCGGCGGCACCACCCGCGCCGTCCGGCTCGACGGCGACACCCTGACCGACCTCGGGTACCCCGACCTCGGCGCGCTGCTCGCGGAGGACGACTGGGCGGGGACCGCCGCCGCCGCGACCGGGGCGACGTACCCGATGGCGGGCGCCGAGTTCGCACCCGTGGTGCCGCGGCCCTCCAAGGTGGTGTGCGTCGGCCTCAACTACCGCAACCACATCCAGGAGATGGGCCGCGACCTGCCCGAACACCCCACCCTGTTCGCCAAGTTCGCCGACTCGCTGATCGGCGCGGGCGACGACATCCTGCGCCCCGCGGAGACCGCGGAGTTCGACTGGGAGGTCGAACTCGCCGTCGTCATCGGCAAGTCCGCGCGCCGGGCCCGCGGCGAGCAGGCCGAGGCCGCGATCGCCGGGTTCACCGTCCTCAACGACATCACCTGCCGCGACTGGCAGTTCAGGACCCGCGAGTGGCTCCAGGGCAAGACCTGGGACTCCACCACCCCCGTCGGCCCGTACCTCGTCACCCCCGACGAACTGCCCGGCGGCGTCCGCCCCGCGCTCGACGTCACGCTCACCGTCGACGGCGAGACCATGCAGTCCGACAACACCGGCGACCTGCTCTTCGACCCCGTCGCCCTGGTCGAGTACGTCTCCACCGTCATCCGGCTCAACCCCGGCGACCTGATCGCCACCGGCACCCCCGGCGGCGTCGGCCACGCCCGCAAGCCCGCCCGCTACCTGAGCGGCGGCGAGACCGTCGTCACCGAGATCCAGGGCCTCGGCCGGCTGGAGAACCGCGTCGTCCCGGACGGCGGCGCCGCGTGA
- a CDS encoding FAD-dependent monooxygenase: MNPPTTPDVLVVGGGIGGLAAAFALARKGLGVRVLERAKEFGEVGAGLQIAPNCTRILADYGLLDEARELGVLPDGMVMRDALDARELTRLDLRDLERRYGYPYLVIHRSDLHGIFLRACRRVGVELLTDRTVVDYRQDGDGARAVLADGSTERAPLVIAADGLHSVARRELVGDDVVSSDYVAYRAAVPIEQVRGNGVAEHDVTVYVGPRCHFVQYALRGGEMFNQVAVFESPKAKAGDPDWGTPDELDAAFGATCDTVRTGIPLMWRDRWWQMMDRDPVETWVHGRIALLGDAAHPPLQYMAQGAIMAIEDGWVLAEHAARLTGEGGLPQWDAALAAYQDVRVEHCRRVQTTARSWGDLWHLDGEARLRRNAVLRERAADDYAFTDWIYGPTALTPDREPPMFTPVPLAGARPEERPAR; the protein is encoded by the coding sequence ATGAACCCTCCCACCACCCCTGACGTGCTCGTCGTCGGCGGCGGCATCGGCGGTCTCGCGGCCGCGTTCGCGCTGGCCCGCAAGGGCCTGGGCGTGCGCGTGCTGGAGCGGGCGAAGGAGTTCGGCGAGGTCGGGGCGGGGCTGCAGATCGCGCCCAACTGCACCCGGATCCTCGCCGACTACGGCCTGCTGGACGAGGCCCGCGAGCTGGGCGTGCTGCCCGACGGGATGGTGATGCGCGACGCGCTGGACGCCCGCGAGCTGACCCGGCTCGACCTGCGCGACCTCGAACGGCGCTACGGCTACCCGTACTTGGTGATCCACCGCAGCGACCTGCACGGCATCTTCCTGCGGGCCTGCCGGCGGGTCGGGGTCGAACTGCTCACCGACCGCACCGTGGTCGACTACCGGCAGGACGGCGACGGCGCCCGGGCGGTGCTGGCGGACGGCAGCACGGAGCGGGCCCCGCTGGTGATCGCCGCCGACGGGCTGCACTCGGTGGCGCGCCGCGAGCTGGTCGGCGACGACGTGGTCAGCTCCGACTACGTCGCCTACCGGGCCGCCGTCCCGATCGAGCAGGTCCGGGGCAACGGCGTCGCCGAGCACGACGTCACCGTGTACGTCGGCCCGCGCTGCCACTTCGTGCAGTACGCGCTGCGCGGCGGCGAGATGTTCAACCAGGTCGCGGTCTTCGAGTCGCCGAAGGCCAAGGCGGGCGACCCCGACTGGGGTACCCCCGACGAACTCGACGCCGCGTTCGGGGCGACCTGCGACACCGTCCGCACCGGCATCCCGCTGATGTGGCGCGACCGCTGGTGGCAGATGATGGACCGCGACCCGGTGGAGACCTGGGTGCACGGCCGGATCGCCCTGCTCGGCGACGCCGCGCACCCGCCGCTGCAGTACATGGCCCAGGGCGCGATCATGGCGATCGAGGACGGCTGGGTGCTCGCCGAACACGCCGCCCGGCTGACGGGCGAGGGCGGACTCCCGCAGTGGGACGCCGCGTTGGCCGCCTACCAGGACGTCCGGGTGGAGCACTGCCGCCGCGTCCAGACCACCGCCCGGAGCTGGGGCGACCTGTGGCACCTGGACGGCGAGGCTCGGCTCCGGCGCAACGCGGTCCTGCGCGAACGGGCCGCCGACGACTACGCGTTCACCGACTGGATCTACGGCCCGACCGCCCTCACCCCCGACCGGGAACCGCCGATGTTCACCCCCGTCCCGCTGGCGGGCGCGCGCCCGGAGGAACGGCCGGCCCGCTGA
- a CDS encoding macro domain-containing protein → MGETITYVRGDATAPQGKGVRIIAHVCNDLGGWGKGFVLALSRRWPEPEAAFRRWHRERAGNDFGLGALQLVQVSPYLWVANLVGQRGTRTARSTGVPVRYEAIDAALAKLAAEAERLGASVHMPRIGCGLAGGRWERVEPLITARLTARGVPVTVYDHG, encoded by the coding sequence ATGGGAGAGACCATCACCTACGTGCGGGGCGACGCCACCGCGCCGCAGGGCAAGGGCGTGCGGATCATCGCGCACGTGTGCAACGACCTCGGGGGCTGGGGCAAGGGGTTCGTGCTGGCGCTCTCCCGGCGCTGGCCCGAACCGGAGGCCGCGTTCCGCCGCTGGCACCGGGAGCGGGCCGGCAACGACTTCGGGCTGGGTGCCCTCCAGTTGGTGCAGGTCAGCCCCTACCTGTGGGTGGCCAACCTGGTCGGCCAGCGCGGCACCCGCACCGCCCGCTCCACGGGCGTCCCGGTCCGCTACGAGGCGATCGACGCCGCCTTGGCCAAGCTGGCCGCCGAGGCCGAACGGCTCGGCGCCTCCGTCCACATGCCGCGGATCGGCTGCGGCCTGGCGGGCGGCAGGTGGGAACGGGTCGAACCGCTGATCACCGCCCGGCTCACCGCCCGGGGCGTACCGGTGACGGTCTACGACCACGGGTGA